In Oreochromis niloticus isolate F11D_XX linkage group LG5, O_niloticus_UMD_NMBU, whole genome shotgun sequence, a single window of DNA contains:
- the eif4ba gene encoding eukaryotic translation initiation factor 4Ba isoform X2 produces the protein MAASAKKKNKKGKTLTLTDFLAEDSGGSSVAPSYPTKSTSWADETDDLDGDVSTSWHTEEDTYRAPPIDRSILPTAPRSAREPNIDRSRLPRSPPYTAFLGNLPYDVTEDSIKDFFRGLAISAVRLPREPSNPERLKGFGYAEFDDVESLLRALSLSEENLGNRRIRVDIADQSNDKERDSGPMGGRDRGGRMADMGPDKTDSDWRARPSPDADDGPPRRDDAFGDRSRDRYESDRHRDGQRWDSDRNEGGRYRDRYDNRDRRNNDGGYDSRSGGGRRNFGSGFRRDYDDSQGSNDRYGDRDRYGERDRYGDRDRYGERDRYGDRDRYGERDRYGERDRYGDREDRHDRREERAPQQRPKLNLKPRSVPKEEESTGSGGTSPAATSTSSSRASSIFGGAKPVDTAAKEREVEERLKKEEERLQRQLEEDKGRGPDRKMRDRDPSWRNEESHTERSRTGSESSQQGSTSGSTSGRGSRCRDSERSGENEVFSGVEGGSTSPGSSSRPPSTSSSKEPLKVMPAPPPKENAWAKRSAASTGSNEGDGRAPISPVSPGGSAPPKFSSSSSADERGSGKDENKADGVRRDRGPPRARGGPAGPGAGRGRGEGPNRDRRKEADRKDNRRDRDSRPPPEPKKYEETPTPKFSSASKYAALLMDGDQGDEADDAD, from the exons ATGGCGGCGTCAG CTAAGAAGAAGAATAAGAAGGGGAAAACCCTCACTTTAACTGACTTCCTTGCGGAGGACAGTGGAGGCAGCAGCGTCGCCCCCAGCTATCCGACCAAGTCCACGAGCTGGGCAGATGAGACTGATGACCTGGATGGAGATG TCTCGACTTCCTGGCACACGGAGGAGGACACGTACAGGGCACCACCCATCGACCGCTCCATTCTGCCCACAGCGCCTCGCTCAGCTCGCGAGCCCAATATTGACCGGTCAAGGCTCCCCCGCAGCCCGCCATACACCGCCTTCCTGGGAAACCTGCCCTATGATGTCACTGAGGACTCAATCAAAGACTTCTTCCGCGGCTTGGCA ATCAGTGCAGTGCGTCTGCCTCGAGAGCCCAGTAACCCAGAGAGGCTGAAAGGCTTTGGTTATGCTGAATTTGACGATGTAGAATCCCTCCTCAGGGCTCTCAGTCTCAGCGAGGAA AACCTGGGAAACCGCCGGATTCGTGTGGATATTGCAGACCAGTCAAATGATAAAG AAAGAGACAGCGGACCTATGGGTGGCCGGGACCGTGGTGGGCGAATGGCTGACATGGGTCCTGACAAGACAGACAGTGACTGGAGAGCTCGACCAAGTCCGGATGCTGATGATGGACCTCCCAGGAGAGATGATGCCTTCGGAGACA GATCACGTGACCGTTACGAGTCTGATCGTCACAGAGATGGCCAGCGGTGGGACAGCGATCGTAATGAAGGAGGCCGTTACCGGGATCGCTATGACAACAGGGACCGCAGAAACAATGATGGAG GTTATGATTCTCGTAGCGGAGGAGGTCGTCGTAACTTTGGCAGTGGTTTCCGCCGTGATTATGATGACAGTCAGGGTAGCAATGATCGCTACGGGGACCGGGATCGTTACGGAGAGCGGGATCGTTACGGGGACCGGGATCGTTACGGAGAGCGAGATCGTTACGGGGACCGGGATCGTTATGGAGAGCGAGATCGTTACGGAGAACGGGATCGTTACGGGGACCGTGAAGACCGGCACGACAGGCgtgaagagagag CTCCTCAGCAAAGACCCAAGTTGAACCTGAAGCCTCGTAGTGTACCTAAAGAGGAGGAAAGCACCGGCAGTGGTGGCACTTCACCCGCTGCCActtcaacctccagcagcaggGCCTCGTCCATCTTTGGCGGAGCAAAACCTGTTGACACAGCGGCAAAGGAGagggaggtggaggagaggctgaagaaggaagaagagaggCTGCAGAGGCAGCTGGAGGAGGACAAAGGCAGGGGACCGGACAGAAAGATGAGGGACAG GGACCCGAGCTGGCGCAACGAGGAATCTCATACTGAGCGATCCCGCACAGGAAGCGAGTCTTCACAGCAAGGAAGCACTTCTGGAAGCACTTCTGGAAGAG GGTCACGGTGTCGAGATAGCGAGCGCTCCGGTGAGAATGAGGTATTCAGCGGGGTAGAAGGTGGCTCCACTTCCCCTGGGTCCTCATCCCGGCCCCCCTCCACCAGCTCTTCTAAAGAGCCATTGAAGGTGATGCCTGCACCTCCTCCCAAGGAGAATGCATGGGCCAAGAGAAGTGCAGCCAGCACAGGCTCTAATGAGGGCGATGGTCGAGCTCCGATCTCCCCGGTCTCCCCAGGCGGTTCAGCTCCTCCCAAGTTCAG CTCCTCAAGTTCTGCAGATGAAAGAGGATCTGGAAAGG ATGAGAACAAGGCTGATGGTGTGCGTCGGGACCGGGGGCCCCCACGAGCACGAGGGGGGCCTGCAGGGCCTGGAGCTGGGCGGGGGCGAGGAGAGGGGCCCAACAGAGACCGAAGGAAGGAGGCAGACAG AAAGGACAACAGAAGAGACCGAGACTCCAGACCACCCCCAGAGCCAAAGAAATACGAAGAGACCCCAACCCCC AAGTTCAGCTCAGCCAGTAAGTACGCCGCTTTGCTAATGGATGGCGACCAAGGAGACGAGGCAGATGACGCCGATTAG
- the eif4ba gene encoding eukaryotic translation initiation factor 4Ba isoform X1, translating to MAASGEVYVAKKKNKKGKTLTLTDFLAEDSGGSSVAPSYPTKSTSWADETDDLDGDVSTSWHTEEDTYRAPPIDRSILPTAPRSAREPNIDRSRLPRSPPYTAFLGNLPYDVTEDSIKDFFRGLAISAVRLPREPSNPERLKGFGYAEFDDVESLLRALSLSEENLGNRRIRVDIADQSNDKERDSGPMGGRDRGGRMADMGPDKTDSDWRARPSPDADDGPPRRDDAFGDRSRDRYESDRHRDGQRWDSDRNEGGRYRDRYDNRDRRNNDGGYDSRSGGGRRNFGSGFRRDYDDSQGSNDRYGDRDRYGERDRYGDRDRYGERDRYGDRDRYGERDRYGERDRYGDREDRHDRREERAPQQRPKLNLKPRSVPKEEESTGSGGTSPAATSTSSSRASSIFGGAKPVDTAAKEREVEERLKKEEERLQRQLEEDKGRGPDRKMRDRDPSWRNEESHTERSRTGSESSQQGSTSGSTSGRGSRCRDSERSGENEVFSGVEGGSTSPGSSSRPPSTSSSKEPLKVMPAPPPKENAWAKRSAASTGSNEGDGRAPISPVSPGGSAPPKFSSSSSADERGSGKDENKADGVRRDRGPPRARGGPAGPGAGRGRGEGPNRDRRKEADRKDNRRDRDSRPPPEPKKYEETPTPKFSSASKYAALLMDGDQGDEADDAD from the exons ATGGCGGCGTCAGGTGAGGTTTATGTGG CTAAGAAGAAGAATAAGAAGGGGAAAACCCTCACTTTAACTGACTTCCTTGCGGAGGACAGTGGAGGCAGCAGCGTCGCCCCCAGCTATCCGACCAAGTCCACGAGCTGGGCAGATGAGACTGATGACCTGGATGGAGATG TCTCGACTTCCTGGCACACGGAGGAGGACACGTACAGGGCACCACCCATCGACCGCTCCATTCTGCCCACAGCGCCTCGCTCAGCTCGCGAGCCCAATATTGACCGGTCAAGGCTCCCCCGCAGCCCGCCATACACCGCCTTCCTGGGAAACCTGCCCTATGATGTCACTGAGGACTCAATCAAAGACTTCTTCCGCGGCTTGGCA ATCAGTGCAGTGCGTCTGCCTCGAGAGCCCAGTAACCCAGAGAGGCTGAAAGGCTTTGGTTATGCTGAATTTGACGATGTAGAATCCCTCCTCAGGGCTCTCAGTCTCAGCGAGGAA AACCTGGGAAACCGCCGGATTCGTGTGGATATTGCAGACCAGTCAAATGATAAAG AAAGAGACAGCGGACCTATGGGTGGCCGGGACCGTGGTGGGCGAATGGCTGACATGGGTCCTGACAAGACAGACAGTGACTGGAGAGCTCGACCAAGTCCGGATGCTGATGATGGACCTCCCAGGAGAGATGATGCCTTCGGAGACA GATCACGTGACCGTTACGAGTCTGATCGTCACAGAGATGGCCAGCGGTGGGACAGCGATCGTAATGAAGGAGGCCGTTACCGGGATCGCTATGACAACAGGGACCGCAGAAACAATGATGGAG GTTATGATTCTCGTAGCGGAGGAGGTCGTCGTAACTTTGGCAGTGGTTTCCGCCGTGATTATGATGACAGTCAGGGTAGCAATGATCGCTACGGGGACCGGGATCGTTACGGAGAGCGGGATCGTTACGGGGACCGGGATCGTTACGGAGAGCGAGATCGTTACGGGGACCGGGATCGTTATGGAGAGCGAGATCGTTACGGAGAACGGGATCGTTACGGGGACCGTGAAGACCGGCACGACAGGCgtgaagagagag CTCCTCAGCAAAGACCCAAGTTGAACCTGAAGCCTCGTAGTGTACCTAAAGAGGAGGAAAGCACCGGCAGTGGTGGCACTTCACCCGCTGCCActtcaacctccagcagcaggGCCTCGTCCATCTTTGGCGGAGCAAAACCTGTTGACACAGCGGCAAAGGAGagggaggtggaggagaggctgaagaaggaagaagagaggCTGCAGAGGCAGCTGGAGGAGGACAAAGGCAGGGGACCGGACAGAAAGATGAGGGACAG GGACCCGAGCTGGCGCAACGAGGAATCTCATACTGAGCGATCCCGCACAGGAAGCGAGTCTTCACAGCAAGGAAGCACTTCTGGAAGCACTTCTGGAAGAG GGTCACGGTGTCGAGATAGCGAGCGCTCCGGTGAGAATGAGGTATTCAGCGGGGTAGAAGGTGGCTCCACTTCCCCTGGGTCCTCATCCCGGCCCCCCTCCACCAGCTCTTCTAAAGAGCCATTGAAGGTGATGCCTGCACCTCCTCCCAAGGAGAATGCATGGGCCAAGAGAAGTGCAGCCAGCACAGGCTCTAATGAGGGCGATGGTCGAGCTCCGATCTCCCCGGTCTCCCCAGGCGGTTCAGCTCCTCCCAAGTTCAG CTCCTCAAGTTCTGCAGATGAAAGAGGATCTGGAAAGG ATGAGAACAAGGCTGATGGTGTGCGTCGGGACCGGGGGCCCCCACGAGCACGAGGGGGGCCTGCAGGGCCTGGAGCTGGGCGGGGGCGAGGAGAGGGGCCCAACAGAGACCGAAGGAAGGAGGCAGACAG AAAGGACAACAGAAGAGACCGAGACTCCAGACCACCCCCAGAGCCAAAGAAATACGAAGAGACCCCAACCCCC AAGTTCAGCTCAGCCAGTAAGTACGCCGCTTTGCTAATGGATGGCGACCAAGGAGACGAGGCAGATGACGCCGATTAG
- the eif4ba gene encoding eukaryotic translation initiation factor 4Ba isoform X3 yields the protein MAASGEVYVAKKKNKKGKTLTLTDFLAEDSGGSSVAPSYPTKSTSWADETDDLDGDVSTSWHTEEDTYRAPPIDRSILPTAPRSAREPNIDRSRLPRSPPYTAFLGNLPYDVTEDSIKDFFRGLAISAVRLPREPSNPERLKGFGYAEFDDVESLLRALSLSEENLGNRRIRVDIADQSNDKERDSGPMGGRDRGGRMADMGPDKTDSDWRARPSPDADDGPPRRDDAFGDRSRDRYESDRHRDGQRWDSDRNEGGRYRDRYDNRDRRNNDGGYDSRSGGGRRNFGSGFRRDYDDSQGSNDRYGDRDRYGERDRYGDRDRYGERDRYGDRDRYGERDRYGERDRYGDREDRHDRREERAPQQRPKLNLKPRSVPKEEESTGSGGTSPAATSTSSSRASSIFGGAKPVDTAAKEREVEERLKKEEERLQRQLEEDKGRGPDRKMRDRDPSWRNEESHTERSRTGSESSQQGSTSGSTSGRGSRCRDSERSGENEVFSGVEGGSTSPGSSSRPPSTSSSKEPLKVMPAPPPKENAWAKRSAASTGSNEGDGRAPISPVSPGGSAPPKFSSSSSADERGSGKERTTEETETPDHPQSQRNTKRPQPPSSAQPVSTPLC from the exons ATGGCGGCGTCAGGTGAGGTTTATGTGG CTAAGAAGAAGAATAAGAAGGGGAAAACCCTCACTTTAACTGACTTCCTTGCGGAGGACAGTGGAGGCAGCAGCGTCGCCCCCAGCTATCCGACCAAGTCCACGAGCTGGGCAGATGAGACTGATGACCTGGATGGAGATG TCTCGACTTCCTGGCACACGGAGGAGGACACGTACAGGGCACCACCCATCGACCGCTCCATTCTGCCCACAGCGCCTCGCTCAGCTCGCGAGCCCAATATTGACCGGTCAAGGCTCCCCCGCAGCCCGCCATACACCGCCTTCCTGGGAAACCTGCCCTATGATGTCACTGAGGACTCAATCAAAGACTTCTTCCGCGGCTTGGCA ATCAGTGCAGTGCGTCTGCCTCGAGAGCCCAGTAACCCAGAGAGGCTGAAAGGCTTTGGTTATGCTGAATTTGACGATGTAGAATCCCTCCTCAGGGCTCTCAGTCTCAGCGAGGAA AACCTGGGAAACCGCCGGATTCGTGTGGATATTGCAGACCAGTCAAATGATAAAG AAAGAGACAGCGGACCTATGGGTGGCCGGGACCGTGGTGGGCGAATGGCTGACATGGGTCCTGACAAGACAGACAGTGACTGGAGAGCTCGACCAAGTCCGGATGCTGATGATGGACCTCCCAGGAGAGATGATGCCTTCGGAGACA GATCACGTGACCGTTACGAGTCTGATCGTCACAGAGATGGCCAGCGGTGGGACAGCGATCGTAATGAAGGAGGCCGTTACCGGGATCGCTATGACAACAGGGACCGCAGAAACAATGATGGAG GTTATGATTCTCGTAGCGGAGGAGGTCGTCGTAACTTTGGCAGTGGTTTCCGCCGTGATTATGATGACAGTCAGGGTAGCAATGATCGCTACGGGGACCGGGATCGTTACGGAGAGCGGGATCGTTACGGGGACCGGGATCGTTACGGAGAGCGAGATCGTTACGGGGACCGGGATCGTTATGGAGAGCGAGATCGTTACGGAGAACGGGATCGTTACGGGGACCGTGAAGACCGGCACGACAGGCgtgaagagagag CTCCTCAGCAAAGACCCAAGTTGAACCTGAAGCCTCGTAGTGTACCTAAAGAGGAGGAAAGCACCGGCAGTGGTGGCACTTCACCCGCTGCCActtcaacctccagcagcaggGCCTCGTCCATCTTTGGCGGAGCAAAACCTGTTGACACAGCGGCAAAGGAGagggaggtggaggagaggctgaagaaggaagaagagaggCTGCAGAGGCAGCTGGAGGAGGACAAAGGCAGGGGACCGGACAGAAAGATGAGGGACAG GGACCCGAGCTGGCGCAACGAGGAATCTCATACTGAGCGATCCCGCACAGGAAGCGAGTCTTCACAGCAAGGAAGCACTTCTGGAAGCACTTCTGGAAGAG GGTCACGGTGTCGAGATAGCGAGCGCTCCGGTGAGAATGAGGTATTCAGCGGGGTAGAAGGTGGCTCCACTTCCCCTGGGTCCTCATCCCGGCCCCCCTCCACCAGCTCTTCTAAAGAGCCATTGAAGGTGATGCCTGCACCTCCTCCCAAGGAGAATGCATGGGCCAAGAGAAGTGCAGCCAGCACAGGCTCTAATGAGGGCGATGGTCGAGCTCCGATCTCCCCGGTCTCCCCAGGCGGTTCAGCTCCTCCCAAGTTCAG CTCCTCAAGTTCTGCAGATGAAAGAGGATCTGGAAAGG AAAGGACAACAGAAGAGACCGAGACTCCAGACCACCCCCAGAGCCAAAGAAATACGAAGAGACCCCAACCCCC AAGTTCAGCTCAGCCAGTAAGTACGCCGCTTTGCTAA